The genomic stretch GAtcactgcctgcctctctctctctctgggtgctGGAACTTTGTAAAAAAGTATATGCCACTATGTCAGGTCAAAAAGTTAATTTTCAATAGATTAAACAGCTTGTGGAGAAATGATCTGTGAAACTTTGAAATCATAGgttttgagtttttctttattttgggaTTTATATTTGTTTGATATTTTACTTTTCTATATCCTAGCTCCTTAGCCCAGAAAAAAATGTCTTAATATCGTGTTCACTAAATTGTTCAGTTTTGTCTCTGTAAAAAACACATATAGATTTGCAGATGCAAAGACTTCTTCTTGCTGCCATGTTAGTGACTGAACCTCACACATACTAGACAAGTACTATACGCCACTGAGCTGCATTCCCAGACTGGGCAGCCTGGCTTTTCCAGCTATGAGCTTTCCAGCACTCGGAATAGGAATTAGGAATCTGCTAAATCAGTTCCTTCCTGTATTTTGAAAAAGTGATTAGTCTACACCAGTGAATCAAGGTGTCGCTCAGACCCCTAATACCATATGTGAAGGATTAATCACAAAAATCTCACTGAAGATTGTTGGCATGAACagttttctaaaaaacaaaagaacacaacTTAATTTGTAGGTCAAGAGGAGAGAAATGTGGGTGTGACGGTGcacgcctgtgatcccagcacctggaaaatagaggcagaagggtcgtgagttcaagatcatcctagCCACAGAACAAGTTTGAAGCTAACTTTTGTTGCATGAAGTCCTGTCCCATAAAACCATATGAAGGGGAAAAGAATGCAAAATAGGAATGCATCCGAGATTGTTTTAGTCTCAGCAGTTACCAGGTTCAGAGACTATTTTAAGTGATGCTACAGTTAATTGCCTTGGCATCTTTTCAGAAACCTCAACTGCGCGCACAGTGAAGGCTCGCCAGGCAGTGTCACGTGTCAGTCGCGAAGAACTGGAAGACAGATTTTTGCGTTTGCATGATGAGAACATCTTACTTAAACAGCATGCCCGCAAGCAAGAGGATAAAATTAAAAGGTTACGATAAAAAGCTTTTAGCTCTTTTCCTAACTCTGTAAAGCTTGAAGGATATAGTTTTTTATAAGCTTAATTGAAAGCCCCACCTTCAATCTTTTCTGGAACAGGCAGgttataaataaatagaattttttaaaaatggaaaatcttaCAAAGTAGAATAGTAAACCAAGAGGGTTGTATTTATTATGTCTGAAGTTAGCATTTGAAAGAACACACTAATAGCTTGGAGTGCCATGAGAATATTAGATCTATAAAtaacttttgggttaatatttaTGACTTAATAAGCAGATAGCCAAGCATCTGTTTGTTTAAATgccataaaaattttaaaagtaattaactATTCCGACTTGTTAGAATGTGTGTTCCCTTAAGATTTGGGATTTACTAATGAAAACATCACTTACGTCTGGGTCATGTTTAACTTCTCTTGGATTAGTGTTGGTTCTCTATTTCCAACAGGCTCTACCATTTTTGAAAAAGCACATTGTCACTTTGGATGGACATTTTGAAAATGTAAGATGATGTTTTcagtgtagttttttttttttccacatggaaaggtttaatgagagaagaagagtagaagaggagaggagtagaggccggccatgagcacatggagggaagcggggaggggaatggggagagaagggacaagggacagaggggaagagggcaagagcaagaggcAGAAGCCTCAGTGAAGTTTCTTTGTAATTGTATTTCACTCAAAAGTACTGTACCCGTCCTGTGTGAGCCTGGCACTGGAGACAGAAGTGCACACATCTGTATTTGTAGTCATGTTCTAGACTCAAAGGAAGAAGAAGGTGGCCACTAAAGGAAGAAGATGGCTTTCTGCTTAGAACTTAGCGTACAGAAGTGATTCCATTTTCACTTTCTAGATTTAGTTTTCAAACCCACCAGTCAGCCAGGTGCAAGCCTTGTACTTTAAGTTGATTTTGAGACATCAAAATTGCTATTTGTAAGATATGCCTGGTTCATTTCTGACCGATAGCACACTCAGGTTTACCATACAGAATGAGACATGATGTTCCTGAccactaaacttttttttttaccttagatACCTAATTGGTCAGTAAAAGAATGGAATTCACAACCTTGATCTTATTAGAAATAGGTCCTATAATCCAAAAAGTTAAAACAACATAATTATTAATGAGCCACATAGTTCAGTGGAGAGGGGAACTGCACTAGGAATCATGTTGTACACATGTGTTCTAGTGTCTTTCTCCCAGTATCCTATGCTCAGGTCATCTACCCCCCTTTATTAGGCTGTGGGAGAACCTACCCCCTGAACCCTGGCCCCCAGCTCTAGATGCTTCCTCAACCTTACCCCACTGCCACCGGCCTAGATCCATACGTAGACAGACAACCTGTACGTTTAGCCTTAAGGTGTGAGTTAGTATCACCTTTTGTGTAAATACTAATTTTTATAAATTACCTTTTTAAGTACTTGCATCTCTCCAGATGACTTACAATTCATTAATAACTTAAGCAAATGAAAATTATTCCTGTGACTAAACTAGCACATGCAGTCTCATGTCCTCTGACAGAGTTCACTTGAGCATCATGATGTCAAGAACTTGAAGACACTATTCAATatcctttaaaaatcatttctcagtcttcagaTGACTGGTCTTTATATTAACTCTGGACCTTTCTTCTTAATGCAACCTGTTTCTAAGTGCTAACCTTCCTGTAATacgtatttaaatatttaagtagcTTCTCATTTGGATGGATATCTTATTTTCCTGGACAGGACACTGAGTAGGGCATAGGACTCTAAACTCAGTAATCACTGGGCAGAGAAGAGTGTGGCTTTGCTGGGTGACGGTACCTAGTCAGATTTCCCCATGACACATTATCTACTCAAGCGGGTAGAAAAGGAAGTAATCGACTGATTATTTTACTAGGATGTTTGTGGTTCTCTTGGATCTTGGTTTTTATTATCCAATATCCCTTATAAAGCATCCTTAGTGGATGTGCCtcaagggaaagagaaaacagtCCTCACTGATTTTGTTATGCAGAGCTCTCCCTGGTGCCACATGCTGTAGCCGGGTAGCCAGAAGTGGAGATAGACATGTATTACTACCGCATTTACAGAAGACTCTGCTTAGGGGAAAAATGTTGTTCTATGACATCCCAAAGctattaagggtttttttttttttatttcacttttgttCCCTTAAGTAAAAGCTTCTGTCCATAACCATGCTAAAATAAAGCAAACCCCACTTAAAGAAAAATGGAGTGTGTTTTTATTTCCAATCTCCTGTCTGGGTCTTTATAAAAATAGATTCGCTATAAACTAGAATCAGCTATTGAAGATGTGCGACCAATTTTGTAAAGTCTTGAACTTGTGTCTCTCATCAAAgccaccttttctttcttgtccTGCCAAGATTTTTCCATTCACTGTCAGGCATGTTTTCCATGCGTGAACATTACATCACCCCACGTGCCCACTCTGCCTTTTGTTCTGTCTGACCAGTTTTTATCAAAATGTGAGTCAAAGGTATAAGTTCCTGGGATGTCAGGAGAACAATGTATGTCAAAAACTTTAAGTATCATTAAGATAATATTTCTTGCATATAATTATCTTGTGAAATTAAACACAAACATTTATTGAGCCCTGACTAACATCTAGGGTcacattttggtttcttttgaaaTTTCCATTGGATTTTATATGTGTCCATCTGTGAATTccatcatttttatgtgtttctttGTCGTAATCCTATAGAAAGATAAGATACTATACTACCTAAATCTGCATAATTTTAGCTCACTTTCCAAAAGTTAGAACTCACTGTGGGTTGTAGACACGGCCCACCACATCCACACTCTGACTACGTCTAAGTGCATCCAGCGTTCCTATATAAGGTCATGCgttaaaaattgcatttctggAACATATGGGGTAAATATGTGTCCTCTCTTTACTGACCTTAAATGATAAGCCTTAGGAAACTGCTATTTGTCAGTGCTATAAAGCAGATTGTTGCCCAGTGGTTTCAATTATCATCAAAGGATTCTTCACAGGCAGTAATAGTTACATCAAAACCTGAAATTTATTATTCAGGTTCTGCACTGAAGTCTTCACAGTGATTATGCTCCTTTCAACAGAATGCATTTTATGCTCACTTCTCACATtccttttcatctttttattatttcCCTAGAATGGCCACCAAGTTAATACGGCTAGTTAATGACAAGAAACGATATGAGCGGGTTGGTGGCGGCCCCAAGCGGCTGGGACGAGATGTGGAAATGGAAGAAATGATTGAGCAGCTGCAAGAAAAAGTTCATGAGCTTGAAAGACAAAATGAAGTTCTCAAAAACAGGCTAATATCAGCCAAACAGCAGCTCCAAGTTCAAGGGCACAGGCAGACCTCGTACAGTCGTGTTCAGGCTCGCACTAACACCGGACGTAGGAAAGCAAGCACCACTGCTGGCTTGCAGGAATGCCTGGGGAAAGGTAAAACATCCCCAGACCCTGGACTTCAGTCCAAGCCTGTCGCTCACTGACACACACGGCTTTGTTTCTCACTCTTGTTTTTACAAGTCTTCAAAAGGGGTAGGAACAGTTTGAGGCTTGCTTTCTGTCAGATAATAATGCTGTTAAAAGGATGGTTTTATTCAGGAATCCGTAGGTCACTCTAGCTTATCTAGTAACACAGTAACAAGCCCTATAATACGTGCTGGGTTCTTACCCCTGCACTGTGCAGCGGTAACCGAGGACAAGCCACCACTATAGATTTGCAGTCTCCTTTAAATGTAAAAAGTACAAGCCAGTGGTTATAAAGGCCTCGGCCACCTCTAAAATAATTATTCAGTTTCTGCACACTGAAAAGAATGATGAAAAGCCTTCTATGTTACTAATCAATTTCATAAACCAAACTAATTTAGGCATCCAGCCCCCACTCTTCCCATCCTTAGAGGAACTTATTAAAATGAACTAAAAGTACATAAATATGttaagttgctttttaaaatgttgttcctaGAGGAAGAAATAAACTGTTAGTACTAATTGATTTTTGTTAGAAATATGCTTCCCAGAAATAGTAACTGTAATATTAAAAAATGATATAAGCTTTTTGTTAGTTATAATTCATTGAGGAAAGGGAACACAGCATATGaacagaaggagagggggaaaatgTTATAGTTTCCTTTTCCAAGGCAAAATGTTAACACTGTCTCTTCCCTAGATAGTGTGCCTTTGAAGTCAGTATGGCCTCCACACAGACAGGAGGCAGCTGCAGGATGAAAGGGCTTAGCCGTTGGCAGCAGGCTGAGATTGCAGTAGCCTTTGGGTAGAATCAAAGTGAGCACAGCGAATTATAAATCAGAAAACACACGCTCTGCCGTGAACTGTCCTCTTCTATCAAGTCAGCCCTTGACCTCTCAGCCTCTTTTTccccatctataaaatgggatgGTAATAATGTGGGGTTAGataagaaggagggaggggagctcCTCATTTAGGCACCTTCCCTTAACAAGTCCCATCCTCTCTGAACCTTAGTGTTCTCATCTAGAAATGTTAGTGGATGTAGTGATATGGAAGGACTACAGACCTTTTATGGTAAATAAGTTATGCCCAAACTTTAATATGGCAAGCTACTTGTGTTAAATTGCTGTTCAAATCAAAGAGATCACTTCACCCTCCCTGCtattaaaaactgtttttaaaatgatcCGTAAAGCATCAGTCTTTAAAAATATGACTTATAAACTTAAATATCTTCCTGTGTTTGTATCCTCTTTGTGATTTAGAATCGCTTCCCCA from Rattus norvegicus strain BN/NHsdMcwi chromosome 19, GRCr8, whole genome shotgun sequence encodes the following:
- the Rpgrip1l gene encoding protein fantom isoform X9, producing MSGPSDETAGDLPVKDTGLHLFGIGGLQETSTARTVKARQAVSRVSREELEDRFLRLHDENILLKQHARKQEDKIKRLYHF